In a genomic window of Roseiflexus castenholzii DSM 13941:
- a CDS encoding DNA-methyltransferase, which yields MKSSLSEIKEPSAEYARNREIPTFFGQQMLKGTIFDINESQIDSNTPTLFYSHPHGEIWIGDTIAWLRSLETESVDMIFADPPYNIRKAEWDTFESQEEYVEWSLLWIREAARVLKPDGTLYICGFSEIIADLKLPASRFFKGCRWLIWHYKNKANLGSDWGRSHESILHFRKSKNFTFNIDDVRIPYGNHTLKYPEHPQAETSQYGKGNGRKNSIWQPHPRGAKPRDVIEIPTTCNGMHEKTPHPTQKPEELLRKLVLASSNVGDLIVDPFLGSGTTAVVAEQLRRNWKGCDISLEYCRWTVRRIELVEDWPIEKWIQYDFENAERRKSIR from the coding sequence ATGAAAAGTTCTCTTTCTGAGATCAAAGAACCATCTGCTGAATACGCGCGAAATAGAGAGATTCCAACTTTTTTTGGACAACAAATGCTCAAGGGGACTATTTTTGATATTAATGAATCTCAAATAGACTCTAACACGCCCACGTTGTTCTATTCCCATCCTCACGGAGAAATATGGATTGGTGATACTATCGCTTGGCTTCGCTCTCTGGAAACCGAATCGGTTGATATGATTTTCGCGGACCCACCCTATAACATCAGGAAGGCAGAATGGGATACTTTTGAATCTCAAGAAGAGTATGTTGAATGGTCATTGTTGTGGATACGGGAAGCAGCGAGAGTACTAAAGCCTGATGGTACTCTGTATATTTGTGGATTTTCTGAAATAATCGCCGACTTAAAATTGCCAGCCTCTCGGTTTTTCAAAGGATGTCGTTGGCTCATCTGGCACTATAAGAACAAAGCCAATCTTGGTTCGGATTGGGGGCGTTCCCATGAAAGCATTCTTCACTTCAGGAAGAGCAAGAATTTTACTTTCAACATTGATGATGTACGCATTCCTTATGGCAACCATACCCTCAAGTATCCTGAGCATCCACAAGCTGAGACCAGTCAATATGGAAAAGGCAATGGAAGAAAAAATAGTATATGGCAACCACACCCACGTGGTGCCAAGCCCAGGGATGTTATCGAAATACCTACGACTTGTAATGGAATGCACGAAAAAACACCTCACCCAACGCAGAAACCAGAAGAACTTTTGCGTAAGTTGGTCCTAGCCTCGTCGAATGTTGGAGATTTGATTGTAGATCCGTTTCTTGGCTCTGGAACTACCGCTGTTGTTGCTGAACAGCTTCGACGCAATTGGAAAGGTTGTGATATTTCTCTAGAATATTGCCGATGGACTGTCAGGCGTATTGAGTTGGTGGAAGATTGGCCAATAGAGAAGTGGATTCAATATGATTTTGAAAATGCCGAGAGAAGGAAATCTATTCGATGA
- a CDS encoding helicase HerA domain-containing protein translates to MQKNDAYGMRRTDIRSSELSPDLVRVMEIELLGEMSVLGNDSLGITEPTQLPYTGQPVYELPAPIILRLLDIPEDEKVQDNKPTCDSELYVGRIESGGHSIPFFLPNSAIARHIAVLGKTGVGKSYAVGVLMEERYENISRCARLIAWEMPNRQRGNSKENILLPGPTIATFPTLS, encoded by the coding sequence ATGCAAAAGAATGATGCCTATGGTATGCGACGTACCGACATTCGTTCATCAGAGCTGTCACCCGATCTCGTAAGAGTAATGGAGATTGAGCTTCTTGGAGAAATGAGCGTACTGGGTAACGACTCTTTGGGAATCACCGAACCGACCCAGCTTCCGTATACCGGGCAGCCCGTGTATGAATTGCCCGCTCCAATTATCCTGAGACTTCTCGACATTCCCGAAGATGAGAAGGTACAAGATAATAAACCGACCTGCGATTCAGAACTTTATGTAGGAAGAATCGAATCAGGCGGGCACAGCATACCGTTCTTTTTGCCGAACAGTGCGATTGCCCGTCATATTGCCGTGCTAGGAAAAACCGGCGTCGGAAAGAGCTATGCCGTCGGTGTACTGATGGAGGAACGCTACGAAAACATATCCCGATGCGCTCGTTTGATAGCTTGGGAGATGCCGAACAGACAGCGAGGGAACTCAAAGGAAAACATATTGTTGCCGGGACCGACGATTGCAACATTCCCTACTCTATCATAG